A window from Mogibacterium neglectum encodes these proteins:
- a CDS encoding threonine/serine exporter family protein, translated as MTELNPSIIIQFISCTAACVGFGLWFNVRGKQVLFCGIGAFCTWGMYVISDEILHNYFLATLVSAIFVAGYAQVMARVNKAPATIFQSVCAFPLVPGNNLYFVMYAMVMDMPKETASEGKQLVLNCLGIAMGFMVIEIVNKYGTLFYHMLKRA; from the coding sequence ATGACCGAATTAAATCCAAGTATCATAATACAATTCATTTCGTGTACCGCTGCCTGTGTGGGCTTCGGTCTATGGTTTAACGTTAGAGGGAAGCAGGTGCTTTTCTGCGGAATTGGAGCATTCTGCACATGGGGAATGTACGTGATTTCCGATGAAATTCTCCACAATTACTTTCTGGCGACACTTGTCAGTGCTATATTTGTAGCGGGCTATGCGCAGGTTATGGCTAGAGTTAACAAAGCTCCTGCAACAATATTCCAGAGTGTATGCGCATTTCCTTTAGTACCGGGAAACAACCTTTACTTCGTAATGTACGCTATGGTAATGGATATGCCTAAGGAGACCGCAAGTGAGGGCAAGCAGCTGGTCCTGAACTGCCTAGGAATTGCGATGGGATTCATGGTAATAGAGATTGTAAATAAGTACGGAACTCTGTTCTATCACATGCTCAAAAGGGCATAA
- the rd gene encoding rubredoxin encodes MQKYVCDVCGYVYDPAVGDPDNGIEPGTAFEDLPDDWACPLCDVSKDMFSETDE; translated from the coding sequence ATGCAGAAGTATGTATGTGACGTTTGTGGATACGTTTATGACCCAGCAGTTGGTGATCCAGATAACGGAATCGAGCCAGGAACTGCATTTGAGGATCTACCAGATGATTGGGCTTGCCCTCTTTGCGACGTTAGCAAGGATATGTTTTCTGAGACAGACGAATAA
- a CDS encoding DUF134 domain-containing protein produces MPGRKTKLRNVETVPEYTHFEPQGITYGEQIILSVDEFEVIRLIDLEHLNHEETAKKMNVARTTVTAIYERARTKLADVIVNGKFLVIEGGHVHLQSDIIDYNIGTKTYKGDRIMRIAVTYDNGDIFQHFGKTSQFKLYDVEDGKIIASQVVDTNGAGHGALAGFLTTNNVDTLICGGIGGGAQQALADADIKLFGGVSGNADEAIDLLLKDELKFNPEVKCNHHGEHHHHESGCGNHGCHN; encoded by the coding sequence ATGCCCGGAAGAAAGACAAAACTAAGAAATGTTGAAACTGTACCTGAATACACGCATTTCGAGCCGCAAGGTATTACTTACGGCGAACAAATTATCCTCTCTGTAGATGAGTTTGAAGTGATAAGACTTATTGATCTTGAACACCTAAACCACGAAGAGACAGCGAAAAAGATGAATGTAGCACGAACTACAGTTACGGCTATATATGAACGCGCAAGAACAAAGCTAGCTGACGTGATTGTAAACGGCAAATTTCTTGTAATAGAAGGAGGGCACGTACATCTGCAGTCCGACATTATTGATTACAACATAGGAACAAAAACTTATAAAGGAGACAGAATCATGAGAATTGCAGTAACATATGATAACGGAGACATCTTCCAACACTTTGGTAAGACTTCACAGTTCAAGCTTTATGATGTAGAAGATGGGAAAATTATCGCTTCACAGGTTGTCGATACTAACGGTGCCGGTCACGGCGCACTTGCAGGATTCTTAACGACTAATAATGTTGACACTCTTATCTGCGGCGGAATCGGCGGAGGTGCACAACAAGCACTAGCAGATGCTGATATCAAGCTATTTGGTGGTGTTTCCGGAAATGCAGATGAAGCTATTGATTTGCTACTCAAGGATGAACTTAAATTCAATCCTGAGGTTAAGTGCAATCATCATGGCGAGCATCATCACCACGAGAGTGGATGCGGAAATCATGGTTGCCATAATTAA
- a CDS encoding DUF4358 domain-containing protein: protein MNSKSRRDIIRYGRILKCVLLVILFAFLAIVYSRENAKDVSMDKIDAQLIKKTNIEKLQKQKPRDLVQFIRLDANNYEAVLYYKSKEALSVDEVLVIKVKNKSDVKAVKDAVEKRITSQIEAFDNYGPEQVKELKNAIVTSRGKYVFYGVAKDPDKYEEVLLSVI, encoded by the coding sequence ATGAATAGTAAATCACGCAGAGATATTATAAGATATGGTAGAATCTTAAAATGTGTACTTCTCGTTATCTTGTTTGCATTTCTCGCTATCGTGTATAGCCGCGAAAATGCAAAGGATGTCTCCATGGATAAGATAGATGCACAGCTTATCAAGAAGACTAATATAGAGAAGCTACAGAAGCAGAAGCCTCGTGACCTCGTGCAGTTCATAAGGCTAGATGCTAATAATTATGAGGCCGTTCTGTATTACAAGAGCAAGGAGGCTCTATCTGTTGATGAGGTTCTCGTCATCAAGGTCAAGAACAAGTCTGATGTTAAAGCTGTCAAAGATGCTGTAGAAAAGCGTATCACAAGCCAGATAGAGGCATTTGACAATTATGGGCCTGAGCAGGTCAAGGAGCTTAAGAATGCAATCGTGACTTCTAGGGGCAAGTACGTATTCTATGGAGTTGCCAAGGATCCAGATAAATATGAGGAGGTACTATTAAGTGTTATTTAG
- a CDS encoding DHHW family protein yields the protein MKKINRFRNEIKAELEQSSENKMAAYTGVIFVFVLAAVFLINLIVPDKSFSSSENRMLQEFPSISVSNYFGGRLESKMESYVDDQFLLRGSFIKVKSAVDVTEGKLKANGVYRARDGYLIEDIVTPDQKTISSVETALKNFKTKYPKLSMTFLLAPNAGNIMSDKLPITVRLADQNKMMDDFYQNIRASGIKTIDVRKTFNKKKEDVQLYYRTDHHWTSDGAYLAYKAIVPALGAGMPMEFESKVVKNDFAGTMYSKSGFTGGRYDSIKINLPKNKKAAKPSVIYYGDTKKKTTKFYQLKNLDKKDAYTVFGGSNHPMYTVKTPTESNRRLLLIKDSYANSVIPMLAQHYREIVVVDPRYYFDNVDDLIASEGITDVLFLYNANTFFADDSLSMMFQ from the coding sequence TTGAAGAAGATTAACCGTTTTAGAAATGAAATAAAGGCCGAACTAGAGCAAAGTTCGGAGAACAAAATGGCAGCGTATACTGGTGTCATATTTGTGTTTGTCCTTGCGGCTGTATTTCTTATAAATCTCATAGTTCCAGACAAGTCATTCTCATCTTCTGAAAACCGCATGCTGCAGGAGTTTCCGAGCATATCTGTTTCGAACTATTTTGGCGGTAGATTAGAATCCAAGATGGAAAGCTACGTGGACGACCAGTTCCTTCTGCGGGGGTCTTTTATCAAGGTTAAGTCGGCTGTTGATGTGACTGAAGGGAAACTCAAGGCTAACGGGGTGTATAGAGCTCGTGATGGATACCTGATCGAGGATATAGTGACTCCAGATCAGAAGACAATTAGCTCTGTTGAAACTGCGCTCAAGAATTTCAAGACCAAGTATCCTAAGCTAAGTATGACATTCCTCCTCGCTCCAAATGCAGGGAATATCATGTCCGACAAGCTACCGATAACTGTCAGACTGGCGGATCAGAACAAGATGATGGATGATTTTTACCAGAATATCAGGGCTTCAGGAATTAAAACTATAGATGTAAGGAAGACTTTCAATAAGAAGAAAGAAGATGTACAGCTTTATTACAGGACTGACCACCACTGGACGAGCGATGGCGCTTACCTCGCGTACAAGGCTATTGTACCAGCACTAGGTGCAGGTATGCCGATGGAGTTTGAGAGTAAGGTTGTTAAGAACGACTTTGCGGGAACGATGTACTCGAAGAGTGGATTTACAGGCGGAAGATACGATAGTATCAAGATAAATTTACCTAAAAATAAGAAAGCGGCAAAACCGTCGGTCATCTATTATGGTGACACTAAGAAGAAGACCACTAAGTTCTATCAGCTTAAGAACCTAGATAAGAAGGATGCGTATACGGTATTTGGAGGCAGCAACCATCCGATGTACACGGTCAAGACTCCGACAGAGTCTAACAGGAGGCTGCTCCTGATTAAGGACTCGTATGCGAACAGTGTGATTCCGATGCTGGCGCAGCATTACCGCGAGATTGTGGTTGTGGATCCGAGATATTACTTTGATAATGTCGATGATCTTATTGCATCGGAGGGGATAACCGATGTGCTGTTCCTTTATAATGCGAATACGTTCTTTGCGGATGATTCGCTGTCAATGATGTTTCAATAA
- a CDS encoding MucBP domain-containing protein encodes MNQVVLSFISSDIDTAQGVSTDLANLAELIPSTSNLVKDNDIIYDATPGTVGLNGARDLPRGGYLGAGFLSAFNYTFYSPAPPRYGNSFNYSMAVRYALFGSSLQAKLETKVNQHIRIEYIDEQGTPIKQATNLKGITGYSYRIDKADILNYSLIGVQKDISNINKPIIRFVYRKNPVQESTANSIAPQNRAKRTRRSIQSNAVKTNRTYKAATSSSAKSYTKSKSSKKDPFLVNTGMNAEEKKAFIQYLKEVEKNARKKYGNNRDKINHEVANAIIYPVYKGDRLQSNANNLIKPDVSKKTYKNADETLNKIYQDDKYPVDLSHMASPLGSYERSSIRKELKKGLATLPITVMK; translated from the coding sequence ATGAATCAAGTAGTACTGAGCTTCATATCTTCAGATATAGATACAGCACAAGGTGTATCTACTGACCTTGCAAATCTAGCTGAACTAATACCAAGCACATCTAACCTTGTAAAGGATAACGATATCATCTATGATGCTACACCTGGGACAGTAGGACTAAATGGTGCTAGGGATCTGCCAAGAGGAGGTTACCTTGGAGCTGGATTCCTGTCCGCTTTTAACTATACATTCTATTCTCCTGCGCCACCAAGATATGGTAATTCATTTAATTATTCAATGGCAGTAAGGTATGCCCTATTCGGTAGCAGCTTGCAGGCAAAACTAGAAACAAAGGTTAACCAGCATATAAGGATAGAGTATATAGATGAACAAGGAACCCCTATAAAGCAAGCTACAAATCTAAAAGGAATAACTGGATATAGCTATAGGATAGATAAAGCAGATATACTAAACTACAGCTTAATTGGTGTACAAAAGGATATAAGTAATATAAACAAACCGATAATTCGCTTTGTATACAGGAAAAATCCAGTGCAGGAAAGCACCGCAAACAGCATAGCACCACAAAATCGTGCAAAAAGGACCAGAAGAAGCATACAGAGTAATGCTGTAAAAACTAATAGAACATATAAAGCGGCAACTAGCAGCAGTGCGAAATCATATACCAAATCTAAGTCATCTAAAAAAGACCCATTCCTAGTAAATACAGGAATGAATGCGGAGGAAAAGAAGGCATTCATACAATATCTCAAAGAGGTAGAGAAGAATGCGAGAAAGAAATACGGGAATAATAGAGATAAGATAAATCACGAGGTCGCAAATGCGATAATATATCCAGTATATAAAGGAGATAGATTACAATCAAATGCGAATAATCTGATAAAACCAGACGTATCGAAAAAAACTTATAAAAATGCAGATGAAACTTTAAATAAAATATATCAAGATGACAAATACCCAGTCGACCTTTCGCATATGGCATCTCCATTAGGGAGCTATGAAAGAAGTAGCATACGAAAAGAACTTAAAAAGGGTCTAGCAACTTTGCCAATAACAGTTATGAAATAA
- a CDS encoding SGNH/GDSL hydrolase family protein, with the protein MARVKNNKQATNVAKEYIKDMDKNKVASIILLLFLVVFLFNLLKFNRKVPVGKDDIERNKKSVEALQKSSVTSVEEAVSALGGEVSANGQSNKARYMSKFKGSIVVGDSVTEGLSVYGWLSDDQVFSKIGSSVMTGDDLFSSAAGTYPSTAFFAFGMNDMGNYRGDEKAFIKKYAARLKAFHKASPKTKICVCGISAPTDSAMAKNKSISNYKKFNSAIKKMCNKNKYVYIPTADILQKHPELYAGDGIHAQAAYYPYWLDRMIEEAEL; encoded by the coding sequence ATGGCTAGAGTTAAAAATAATAAGCAAGCTACAAATGTAGCAAAAGAATACATCAAAGACATGGATAAGAATAAAGTGGCAAGTATCATCTTGCTGCTTTTTCTTGTCGTTTTTTTATTCAACCTACTGAAGTTCAACCGCAAGGTTCCAGTAGGAAAGGATGATATTGAGAGGAATAAGAAGAGCGTTGAGGCGCTACAGAAGAGCTCTGTAACTAGCGTTGAAGAGGCTGTTTCGGCACTAGGCGGAGAGGTGTCTGCAAATGGTCAGAGCAATAAGGCTAGATATATGAGCAAGTTCAAGGGTAGCATCGTTGTCGGTGACTCGGTAACTGAGGGACTAAGTGTATATGGCTGGCTGAGCGATGATCAGGTATTTAGCAAGATTGGTTCAAGTGTAATGACTGGAGATGACCTATTCTCGAGTGCTGCGGGAACTTATCCAAGTACTGCGTTCTTCGCATTTGGAATGAACGACATGGGTAATTATAGAGGTGACGAAAAAGCCTTTATCAAGAAGTACGCAGCAAGGTTAAAGGCTTTTCACAAGGCTTCGCCTAAGACGAAGATTTGTGTGTGCGGTATTTCGGCACCTACTGATTCAGCGATGGCTAAGAATAAGTCGATTAGCAATTATAAGAAATTTAACAGCGCAATCAAGAAGATGTGCAATAAGAATAAGTACGTATATATTCCAACTGCAGATATTCTGCAGAAGCATCCAGAGCTATACGCTGGTGATGGCATTCACGCTCAAGCTGCGTATTATCCGTACTGGCTAGATAGGATGATTGAGGAGGCAGAACTGTAG
- a CDS encoding TIGR01906 family membrane protein: MKIKIIAIICALGFMVSALLTAADMTMYHIPGYYRYQFEGHEVLGDLNRDMDMKNALYAFDEMMEYLRGNRENLNIEVTADGARQEFYNAREKAHLKDVRNIVLKAYRLRFIAALICLISLIYIIIHCKHHQSARFSIRKTFVATCIITNAAFLLIVGIAAVNFDKAFTIFHRVLFANNYWRLNPDESDFINLLPQSFFEQTALVICVIYFVVVAIAVVVTLKLRPRN; the protein is encoded by the coding sequence TTGAAGATTAAAATCATAGCAATTATATGCGCGCTGGGTTTCATGGTATCTGCACTTCTAACGGCAGCTGATATGACTATGTATCACATTCCAGGATATTATCGATATCAGTTTGAAGGTCACGAAGTTCTAGGCGACTTAAATCGAGATATGGATATGAAAAATGCCCTATATGCATTTGACGAAATGATGGAGTACCTGCGCGGCAATCGAGAAAATCTAAATATAGAGGTAACTGCCGATGGAGCTCGGCAGGAGTTTTATAATGCGCGTGAAAAGGCTCATCTTAAGGATGTGCGAAACATCGTTCTTAAAGCTTACCGCTTGAGGTTTATAGCCGCTTTAATATGTTTGATATCTCTTATCTATATTATTATACACTGTAAACATCATCAATCTGCAAGGTTTTCTATCCGTAAAACATTTGTAGCAACATGCATAATTACAAATGCCGCTTTCCTGCTGATAGTCGGAATAGCGGCGGTAAATTTCGATAAAGCATTTACGATATTTCATAGGGTTCTATTTGCCAATAATTACTGGAGGCTTAACCCGGACGAAAGCGATTTCATCAACTTGCTACCACAGTCGTTTTTCGAGCAAACGGCACTCGTGATATGCGTAATCTACTTTGTCGTGGTTGCGATTGCTGTTGTTGTGACGTTGAAATTGCGACCTCGAAACTAA
- a CDS encoding putative manganese-dependent inorganic diphosphatase has product MESDKKIIIIGHKNPDTDSICSAIGYTEIKNRITNTNNYVARRAGEINGETEFVLQRFGVKVPEYVDNVATQVRDMEIRHTPGVPKEMTIKEAWSIMGKSEAVTQPITESDKVIGLITKGDIARTFMDAESSAFLSSTSPRFSDIATTIDGQIVVGDGERHFEKGKVLVGAALVERMQGVVQEHDLVILVDRKENQIGALEAGAGCIILCLGAKASKEVADLAKDKKAVIIETDLDTFSVSREINKSVPLEAFMTSDGIEGFKLDDYTDSVKAEMGATRHRAFPVTDSKGRYIGTVSRRNLLNIRKKQVILVDHNEKSQAVDNIDDADILEIVDHHRLGTIQTLQPIFFNLQPVGCTATILYQMYIERGIDVPKHIAGLLCAAIVSDTLMFRSPTCTTQDKMAAGALALIAGIDIESFATEMFEAGSDLKDKSAEEIFYQDYKKFTFGSSSFGVGQISSMNEGELSNIKEMLLPLMEHECGKNKVSMVFFLLTDIKHSSSEMLYAGEHAREMIMSAFPLAVPTDGGFKIDGLLSRKKQLIPAFMDAIQGV; this is encoded by the coding sequence ACTGAGTTTGTGCTACAGAGATTCGGTGTTAAGGTGCCTGAATACGTGGACAATGTCGCCACTCAGGTTAGGGATATGGAGATTAGGCATACTCCTGGAGTTCCTAAGGAGATGACAATCAAGGAAGCTTGGAGCATCATGGGCAAAAGCGAGGCGGTAACCCAACCGATAACTGAGTCAGATAAGGTTATCGGACTTATTACAAAGGGTGATATCGCACGTACGTTCATGGATGCAGAGAGCAGTGCTTTCCTCTCAAGCACATCACCTAGGTTCAGCGATATTGCAACTACGATTGACGGACAGATTGTAGTCGGCGATGGAGAACGCCATTTTGAAAAGGGAAAGGTCCTTGTAGGAGCGGCACTGGTCGAGAGGATGCAAGGCGTAGTTCAGGAGCATGATTTAGTGATTCTTGTTGACCGCAAGGAAAATCAGATTGGGGCACTTGAGGCAGGTGCAGGATGTATCATCCTATGTCTTGGTGCGAAAGCCTCTAAGGAAGTCGCGGATCTTGCCAAGGATAAGAAGGCGGTCATCATTGAAACTGATTTAGACACGTTCTCAGTTTCAAGAGAAATCAACAAGAGCGTCCCTCTAGAAGCATTTATGACATCAGACGGTATCGAGGGCTTTAAACTGGATGATTATACGGACAGTGTGAAGGCTGAGATGGGAGCTACTAGGCATCGAGCGTTCCCTGTTACAGACAGCAAAGGTCGCTACATCGGAACAGTTTCGAGGCGTAATCTTCTAAATATCAGAAAGAAACAAGTCATTCTCGTAGACCATAATGAGAAATCACAGGCAGTGGATAATATCGATGATGCGGACATCCTTGAGATTGTGGACCACCACAGATTAGGGACTATCCAGACACTTCAACCGATATTCTTTAACCTGCAGCCAGTAGGTTGTACGGCGACAATTCTGTACCAGATGTATATAGAGCGAGGCATCGATGTACCTAAGCACATTGCAGGGCTACTCTGTGCGGCAATCGTTTCTGACACACTTATGTTCAGGTCGCCGACATGCACGACACAGGATAAGATGGCTGCTGGTGCACTAGCGTTAATTGCGGGTATTGACATAGAATCATTTGCCACAGAGATGTTCGAAGCAGGCTCGGATCTCAAGGATAAGTCGGCAGAGGAGATTTTCTATCAGGATTATAAGAAGTTCACATTCGGAAGCTCAAGCTTCGGTGTTGGACAGATAAGCTCGATGAACGAAGGGGAGCTTAGCAATATAAAAGAGATGCTTCTTCCGCTCATGGAGCATGAGTGTGGCAAGAACAAAGTATCAATGGTATTCTTTCTGCTTACCGATATCAAACATTCCTCGTCAGAGATGCTTTATGCTGGGGAACATGCCCGAGAGATGATAATGAGTGCATTTCCATTGGCAGTTCCGACAGATGGAGGGTTTAAGATAGACGGGTTGCTATCGAGAAAGAAACAGCTCATACCAGCGTTTATGGACGCTATTCAAGGCGTTTAA
- a CDS encoding threonine/serine ThrE exporter family protein, with the protein MDYKRILKEILNIGREMLRAGAEVSRVEDSMYRMCKSYGFMHADIWVIYSNIQATVETAEGDIITQIRHIPSTSSNFDKLDYLNNLSRRVCRQKPSPDEVANMLQEVLDRKPQPACLEYLAGILGGTGFGVFFNCGVRDAIIAAISSIIIVFLGRKLAKTESNPLISNFIQSFITEVFIILSVYVGFAEKSGNITVGVVMLLVSALGFTNGISDLLHKDTLAGILNISNAIIGAAGIAFGIASAILLFKGVF; encoded by the coding sequence ATGGATTACAAGAGGATTCTTAAGGAAATTCTGAACATAGGCAGAGAGATGCTTCGCGCAGGCGCTGAGGTGAGTAGAGTTGAAGACAGTATGTACAGAATGTGCAAGAGCTACGGCTTCATGCATGCAGATATCTGGGTTATCTACAGTAACATTCAGGCAACAGTTGAGACAGCGGAGGGCGATATCATAACGCAGATTAGACATATACCTTCTACTTCATCGAACTTTGATAAGCTCGACTATCTCAACAATTTATCAAGACGCGTATGTCGTCAGAAACCAAGCCCAGATGAGGTTGCAAACATGCTACAAGAGGTTCTGGATAGAAAACCTCAGCCCGCATGCCTAGAGTATCTGGCAGGAATCCTCGGAGGAACAGGATTCGGCGTGTTCTTCAACTGCGGAGTTAGGGATGCGATTATCGCTGCAATATCTTCGATAATCATTGTTTTCCTAGGCAGGAAATTAGCGAAGACAGAGAGTAATCCTCTGATTTCCAACTTCATTCAGTCCTTTATCACAGAGGTATTCATTATCCTTTCCGTATATGTAGGCTTTGCGGAAAAGTCAGGAAACATCACAGTTGGTGTAGTAATGCTCCTCGTAAGTGCGCTTGGGTTTACGAATGGAATCAGCGACCTACTTCACAAGGATACACTTGCTGGAATACTTAATATTTCAAACGCTATAATCGGAGCGGCAGGAATCGCCTTCGGAATAGCTTCAGCAATTCTATTATTCAAGGGGGTGTTCTAA
- a CDS encoding MBOAT family O-acyltransferase: MLFSSIIFIFYFLPITMLVYYLIPKEQTGKRNIVLLVASLFFYSWGEPVYLFLMLYSAFFNYFMAIQIHNEQKYGGTGRRNLLFTVVVDLLILGFFKYFGFLMDTITSITGWHIHYTSLALPIGISFYTFQAMSYVFDVYKGKVTPQYSLLKFSLYLSFFPQLIAGPIVKYRDVELQIDNRETSLVKFGEGSSRFILGLGKKVILANALGSLYTEISSLPHGQVSVVLYWIGIVAYTLQIYFDFSGYSDMAIGLGKMFGFVFDENFNYPYIASTITDFWRRWHMSLSTWFREYVYIPLGGNRVKVHRHILNLLIVWSLTGLWHGASWNFVLWGAYFGVLLILEKYVYGKYLEKAPNWFRHVYAIVIVMISWVFFSITDISKALSYLAVMFGLGKVSFINVTALYYIRTNFIILTASACVATPYPIEKFRELYKKKPAVGTALVFAVLIVSVAYLVYGSYNPFLYFRF; this comes from the coding sequence GTGTTATTTAGCAGTATTATCTTCATATTCTATTTCCTCCCGATTACGATGCTCGTATACTATCTGATTCCGAAGGAGCAGACGGGAAAGCGCAATATTGTGCTGCTCGTTGCCAGCTTGTTCTTTTACAGCTGGGGAGAACCAGTATACCTATTCTTGATGCTGTATAGCGCGTTCTTCAACTACTTCATGGCTATTCAAATTCATAACGAGCAGAAGTATGGGGGAACCGGCAGGAGAAACCTGCTGTTTACGGTGGTTGTGGACCTTCTGATACTCGGATTCTTCAAGTATTTCGGGTTTCTTATGGATACCATTACATCGATTACAGGATGGCACATTCACTACACTTCACTCGCACTGCCAATCGGAATTTCGTTCTACACATTCCAGGCGATGTCTTATGTATTTGATGTGTACAAGGGAAAGGTTACACCGCAGTATAGCTTGCTCAAGTTCTCGCTATACCTATCGTTCTTCCCACAGCTCATCGCTGGACCAATCGTTAAGTACAGGGATGTTGAACTTCAGATAGACAATCGCGAGACTAGCCTTGTTAAGTTTGGTGAGGGCTCGTCGAGATTTATACTCGGACTGGGCAAGAAGGTAATTCTTGCCAACGCACTCGGTTCGCTCTATACAGAAATTTCGAGTCTGCCACATGGTCAGGTCTCGGTGGTACTGTACTGGATTGGAATTGTGGCTTATACCTTACAAATATACTTTGACTTTAGCGGATATTCCGACATGGCGATAGGTCTCGGTAAGATGTTCGGCTTCGTGTTTGACGAGAACTTCAACTATCCGTATATTGCATCGACTATCACGGATTTCTGGCGCAGATGGCACATGTCGCTATCTACTTGGTTCCGTGAGTACGTGTACATTCCGCTCGGCGGAAACAGAGTAAAGGTGCACAGACACATTTTAAATCTGCTCATAGTGTGGTCGCTGACTGGTCTATGGCATGGTGCGAGCTGGAACTTCGTGCTCTGGGGCGCATATTTCGGAGTGCTGCTGATACTCGAAAAGTATGTGTATGGTAAATATCTCGAGAAGGCGCCAAACTGGTTTAGGCACGTATATGCGATCGTCATAGTTATGATAAGCTGGGTGTTTTTCAGCATCACAGATATCAGCAAGGCGCTATCGTATCTCGCTGTCATGTTTGGACTAGGTAAGGTTTCGTTCATAAATGTTACAGCACTGTACTACATAAGAACGAATTTCATCATTCTGACTGCCTCTGCGTGCGTGGCAACACCATATCCAATTGAGAAATTCAGAGAGCTATATAAGAAGAAACCAGCGGTAGGAACTGCGCTGGTGTTCGCAGTACTCATTGTTTCTGTCGCATATCTAGTATATGGTTCATACAATCCGTTCCTGTACTTCAGATTCTAG